In Rutidosis leptorrhynchoides isolate AG116_Rl617_1_P2 chromosome 2, CSIRO_AGI_Rlap_v1, whole genome shotgun sequence, one genomic interval encodes:
- the LOC139892739 gene encoding pollen receptor-like kinase 3, whose translation MAYLGLYRPARLILFMLMIMMPLMTKSAMNDADALLRIKQSLNNPLSLDSWKQGTRPCDETIKWVGLICGNGIVTTLRLKSLNLTGEIDLFALSQLQGLRVINLVNNSFSGPIPEFNRLGALKAIYISMNQFSGEIPSGYFTKMVSLKKIWFDHNNFSGSIPLSVAQLPHLMELHLENNHFSGLIPSIGQQTLESLNLSNNNLVGDIPSSLSRFDVALFDGNPGLCGPKFRKLCVSTIQTPKEPKPQTKPPPESLKMAYMLMGVSGFILMSMLIAIYMLVQKRKKEEADQMSVEERNVDGSFSLGISGDGPKKHDSIRKNMEKGSSQKSKGGGGGGDLMLLNKARVAFGLPDLMKAGAEVLGNGSLGSSYKAKLSNGLILVVKRLKEMNKMGKDGFQVEMSRLGRLEHPNVLAPLACHFQKKEKLAIYEYIPKGSLLYLLHGDRGESHAELNWPARLKIIQGIALGMGYIHTELSMLDLPHGNLKSSNVLLRNDNEPLVVDYGLISIVDANHAASVLTGYKSPEALISRSVSPKCDVYSLGIIILEILTGKFPSQYHNKGIGGTDLVQWVKSAMLEHREIELLDPEIAGCASSSLGQMQKLLHIGASCTESNPDDRLDIREAIRRIERIMVE comes from the exons ATGGCATATCTTGGTCTGTATAGACCAGCTCGGTTGATCTTGTTCATGTTAATGATTATGATGCCGTTGATGACAAAGTCTGCCATGAATGATGCAGATGCTTTGTTAAGAATCAAACAATCTTTAAATAACCCCTTGTCTCTTGATTCATGGAAGCAAGGAACAAGGCCTTGCGACGAAACAATAAAATGGGTCGGCCTAATTTGTGGCAATGGGATCGTTACCACTCTTCGCTTAAAATCATTGAATCTAACCGGTGAAATAGACCTTTTTGCTCTCTCGCAATTGCAAGGATTACGAGTCATTAACCTCGTTAATAATTCATTTTCGGGTCCCATACCTGAATTCAATAGACTTGGAGCTTTGAAAGCTATTTACATTTCAATGAATCAGTTTTCAGGTGAAATCCCATCCGGTTATTTCACCAAAATGGTTTCCTTAAAGAAAATATGGTTTGATCATAACAATTTCTCGGGTTCCATCCCTTTGTCTGTAGCTCAACTTCCTCATCTAATGGAATTGCATCTTGAAAATAACCATTTCTCTGGTTTAATTCCGTCAATCGGGCAGCAAACTTTGGAGTCACTAAACCTTTCGAATAATAACTTGGTAGGGGATATTCCTTCTAGTTTGTCAAGATTTGATGTGGCATTGTTCGATGGAAACCCCGGTCTTTGTGGACCCAAATTCCGTAAGCTATGTGTTAGCACGATACAAACTCCTAAAGAGCCTAAACCACAAACAAAGCCACCTCCAGAGTCTTTAAAGATGGCTTATATGCTCATGGGTGTCTCTGGTTTCATCCTCATGTCAATGCTAATTGCAATCTACATGTTGGTGCAAAAGAGGAAAAAAGAAGAAGCTGATCAAATGAGCGTAGAGGAAAGAAACGTTGATGGTTCATTCAGTTTGGGCATTTCTGGTGATGGCCCAAAAAAACATGATTCAATTCGAAAAAACATGGAAAAAGGGTCTTCCCAAAAGTCaaagggtggtggtggtggtggtgatctcATGTTATTGAACAAAGCCAGAGTGGCATTTGGGTTGCCTGATTTGATGAAAGCTGGTGCTGAGGTCCTTGGAAATGGATCGTTAGGGTCTTCGTATAAAGCAAAATTGTCAAATGGTTTGATTTTGGTGGTTAAAAGGCTAAAGGAAATGAACAAGATGGGGAAAGACGGTTTCCAGGTAGAGATGAGTCGACTTGGAAGACTCGAGCACCCGAATGTGTTGGCCCCACTCGCATGCCATTTTCAGAAAAAGGAGAAACTTGCGATTTATGAGTACATCCCCAAAGGCAGTCTACTCTACTTGTTGCATG GTGATCGAGGGGAGAGTCATGCCGAGTTAAACTGGCCAGCTCGTTTGAAAATAATTCAAGGTATCGCGCTTGGAATGGGTTACATTCACACAGAACTTTCAATGCTAGACTTACCTCATGGGAATTTAAAATCAAGCAATGTTCTTCTTCGAAATGATAACGAGCCACTAGTAGTAGATTATGGTCTCATTAGTATTGTCGATGCAAATCATGCAGCGAGTGTGTTAACGGGTTACAAATCCCCCGAGGCATTAATAAGCCGTTCAGTTTCACCAAAATGTGATGTTTATAGTTTAGGAATTATCATTCTTGAAATATTAACAGGAAAATTTCCATCTCAATATCATAACAAAGGCATAGGTGGGACGGATTTGGTGCAATGGGTGAAATCGGCTATGTTAGAGCACAGAGAGATTGAATTGTTGGATCCAGAGATTGCAGGGTGTGCAAGTTCTTCTTTGGGGCAAATGCAGAAGCTTTTGCACATCGGTGCATCGTGCACAGAAAGTAATCCAGATGATCGATTAGATATTAGAGAGGCAATTAGAAGAATAGAACGCATTATGGTTGAGTGA